A single region of the Sorghum bicolor cultivar BTx623 chromosome 7, Sorghum_bicolor_NCBIv3, whole genome shotgun sequence genome encodes:
- the LOC8064328 gene encoding indole-2-monooxygenase, which translates to MGHVHGHHEPLLQAKYPPQAALVVSVLLVVCALLVRRRFGTTTTLSTAREQLLSKLPSPPRRLPIIGHLHLIGSLPHVSLRDLAARHGRHGLMLLHLGAVPTLVVSSPSAAQAVLRTQDHIFASRAYSPATDILFYGSTGIAFSPYGQHWRQVKKIVTTHLLTNKKVRSYRHAREHEVRLVVAKIREAATAGTAIDLSELLNSFANDIVCHAVSGKFFRKEGRNKLFRELLEANASLIGGFNLEDYFPMLVKLDIIKSMVCAKARKVNKMWDSLLDMLIDDHASKPASERDGEESDFIDVLLSLQLEYNLTRDHIKAQLVVMFEAGTDTSFIVLEYAMAHLMQTPCLMNKLQTEVRSTIPKGKEIVTEDELNSLAYLKAVIKETLRLHMPAPLLLPHLSMADCNIEGYTIPSGTRAIVNSWALARDPSYWENANEFMPERFMEGGSAAAMDNKGNDFQYLPFGAGRRMCPGINFASSTIEVMLVNLVYHFNWELPVELSKKGIDMTELFGVTVRRMEKLLLVPIAPQD; encoded by the exons ATGGGTCACGTTCATGGCCACCATGAGCCTCTGCTGCAGGCCAAGTATCCTCCACAGGCAGCCCTAGTGGTTTCTGTCTTGCTCGTCGTCTGTGCTCTTCTCGTGCGCCGCCGGTTTGGAACAACGACGACGCTGTCGACAGCCAGAGAACAGCTGCTGAGCAAGCTGCCTTCGCCTCCCAGGAGGCTCCCCATCATCGGCCACCTGCACCTCATCGGCTCCCTCCCGCACGTCTCCCTCCGTGACCTCGCCGCCAGGCATGGCCGCCACGGCCTCATGCTCCTCCACCTCGGCGCCGTACCGACGCTCGTCGTCTCCTCGCCGAGCGCGGCGCAAGCCGTCCTCCGCACGCAAGACCACATCTTCGCGTCCAGGGCCTACTCCCCTGCCACCGACATCCTCTTCTATGGCTCCACGGGCATCGCCTTTTCGCCCTACGGCCAGCACTGGCGCCAAGTCAAGAAGATCGTCACCACGCACCTCCTCACCAACAAGAAGGTCCGGTCCTACCGCCATGCACGCGAGCATGAG GTGAGGTTGGTGGTCGCTAAGATCCGCGAGGCAGCCACTGCAGGCACAGCTATCGACCTGAGCGAACTGCTCAACTCCTTTGCCAACGACATCGTGTGCCATGCCGTGTCTGGCAAGTTCTTCAGGAAGGAGGGCCGGAATAAACTTTTCCGAGAGCTCCTCGAGGCGAACGCATCACTCATCGGCGGTTTCAACCTAGAGGACTATTTCCCAATGCTAGTAAagctagatatcatcaagagcATGGTGTGTGCAAAGGCCCGAAAGGTGAACAAGATGTGGGACAGCTTGCTTGATATGCTCATTGATGACCATGCTAGCAAGCCAGCGTCAGAACGTGATGGGGAAGAGAGTGACTTCATTGATGTCTTACTCTCCCTTCAACTAGAATACAACCTCACGAGAGATCATATTAAGGCGCAGCTGGTG GTAATGTTTGAAGCTGGCACAGATACATCATTCATAGTGCTAGAATATGCGATGGCTCACCTCATGCAAACCCCCTGCCTCATGAACAAGCTACAAACCGAGGTGAGAAGCACTATACCCAAGGGAAAAGAGATAGTTACCGAAGACGAGCTTAACAGTTTAGCCTACCTAAAGGCCGTCATCAAAGAAACACTTCGACTCCATATGCCAGCACCACTCCTTTTGCCCCACCTCTCCATGGCCGATTGCAACATAGAAGGATACACGATACCATCGGGAACACGTGCCATTGTTAATAGCTGGGCTCTTGCAAGGGATCCTAGCTATTGGGAGAACGCAAATGAGTTCATGCCGGAGCGGTTCATGGAAGGAGGTAGCGCCGCAGCTATGGACAATAAGGGAAATGATTTCCAATACTTGCCATTTGGGGCAGGGCGAAGGATGTGCCCAGGTATAAACTTCGCAAGTTCAACTATCGAAGTCATGCTCGTAAACCTTGTCTACCACTTCAATTGGGAGCTACCTGTGGAATTATCGAAGAAAGGCATTGATATGACTGAATTGTTTGGGGTGACAGTGCGTCGTATGGAGAAACTCCTCCTTGTCCCTATAGCTCCACAAGATTAA
- the LOC8064329 gene encoding probable acetyltransferase NATA1-like yields MMAAANSSTFSGDVWAELRLTDARDVPHIHRLIYQMAEFHLLTDVFAATQELLTSTLFPSPTPTPPFTSLTALILDVSRYPLVPDSSTTIASRRLDLSAFPPLEDPEAAAGFASPRGGGRVTAGFVICFPNYSAMLSKPGLYMEDIFVRAPWRRRGLGRTMFSAIAGKAAELGMGRVEWCVMDRNKNAIDFYEGMGADVLPQWRICRLAGAALDKYRSSHSKEEEEEEEAAAAE; encoded by the coding sequence ATGATGGCGGCGGCCAACTCCAGCACTTTCTCCGGCGACGTGTGGGCGGAACTCCGCCTGACGGACGCCCGCGACGTGCCGCACATCCACCGCCTCATATACCAGATGGCCGAGTTCCATCTCCTCACCGACGTCTTCGCCGCCACCCAAGAGCTCCTCACCTCCACGCTCTTCCcctcgccgacgccgacgccgccctTCACCTCCCTCACGGCCCTCATCCTCGACGTATCCCGCTACCCGCTCGTCCCGGACTCCTCCACCACCATCGCCTCCCGCCGCCTCGACCTCTCCGCGTTCCCCCCGCTCGAGGACCCGGAGGCCGCCGCCGGCTTCGCCTCCCcgcgcggcggcgggcgcgTCACGGCCGGGTTCGTCATCTGCTTCCCCAACTACTCCGCCATGCTCTCCAAACCCGGGCTCTATATGGAGGACATCTTCGTGCGCGCCCcctggcgccgccgcgggctcGGCCGGACCATGTTTTCTGCCATCGCCGGCAAGGCGGCCGAGCTCGGGATGGGGCGGGTCGAGTGGTGCGTGATGGACCGGAACAAGAACGCCATCGACTTCTACGAGGGGATGGGCGCCGATGTGCTCCCGCAGTGGCGCATCTGCCGGCTCGCCGGCGCAGCGCTCGACAAGTACAGGAGCAGCCACagcaaggaggaggaggaggaggaggaggcggctgcTGCAGAGTAG
- the LOC8064330 gene encoding indole-2-monooxygenase, with protein sequence MAHANNGHRHELLQQRGKPPPQVALVVSVLLVCPLLVLLLVRRCFVTTPSTATARAREQQLSRLPSPPRRLPIIGHLLHLVGGLPHVSLRDLSAKHGRNGLMLLHLGAVPTLIVSSPSAAQAVLRTQDHIFASRATSPVTDILFYGSTDVVFSPYGEHWRQVKKIVSAHLLATKKVRSYSHAREHEVRLVMAKIREAATAGTAVDLSELLVSFANDVLCHAVFGNFFREKGRNKLFQELVEANSSLLSGFNVEDYFPVLVRLDIIKRMVCAKAHRVKKMWDGLLDSLIDDYASMPASKCDDGDENYLIDVLFSLQQENKLTRDHIKAQLEIMFEAGTDTSFMVLEYAMTQLMRNPRIMNKLHDEVRNTIAKGKEMVTEDELDSLAYLKAVIKETLRLHMPAPLLVPHFSMADCNIEGYTIPSGTRTIVNSWALARDPSYWEKAEEFMPERFMKGGSATAIDNKGNDFQYLPFGAGRRMCPGGNFAIANIEVMLANLVYHFNWELPLELARTGIDMTESFGVIVHRTKKLLLVPIVPQD encoded by the exons ATGGCTCACGCTAATAATGGCCACCGCCATGAGCTGCTGCAGCAGCGGGGCAAGCCTCCTCCACAAGTGGCCCTAGTGGTCTCTGTCCTGCTCGTGTGTcctctcctcgtcctcctcctggTGCGCCGCTGCTTCGTAACCACGCCGTCGACGGCCACCGCAAGAGCCAGAGAACAGCAGCTGAGCAGGCTGCCTTCGCCTCCCCGCAGGCTCCCCATCATCGGCCACCTGCTGCACCTCGTCGGCGGCCTCCCGCACGTCTCCCTCCGTGACCTCTCCGCCAAGCATGGCCGCAACGGCCTCATGCTCCTCCACCTCGGCGCCGTCCCCACGCTCATCGTCTCCTCGCCGAGCGCCGCGCAGGCCGTGCTACGCACGCAGGACCACATCTTCGCATCCCGAGCTACCTCCCCTGTCACCGACATCCTCTTCTACGGCTCCACCGACGTCGTCTTCTCGCCCTACGGCGAGCACTGGCGCCAGGTCAAGAAGATCGTCTCCGCTCACCTCCTCGCCACCAAGAAGGTCCGGTCCTACAGCCATGCACGTGAGCACGAG GTGAGGCTTGTCATGGCCAAGATCCGCGAGGCGGCGACCGCAGGCACCGCCGTCGACCTAAGCGAGCTGCTCGTCTCCTTCGCCAACGACGTCTTGTGTCACGCCGTGTTTGGCAATTTCTTCAGGGAGAAAGGCCGGAATAAACTCTTCCAAGAGCTCGTCGAGGCGAACTCGTCCCTGCTCAGCGGTTTTAACGTGGAGGACTACTTCCCGGTGCTGGTGAGACTAGACATCATCAAGAGGATGGTGTGTGCAAAGGCCCATAGGGTGAAGAAGATGTGGGACGGCTTGCTCGATTCGCTCATTGATGACTATGCAAGCATGCCAGCGTCGAAATGTGATGATGGGGACGAGAATTACTTAATTGATGTCTTATTCTCTCTTCAACAAGAGAACAAACTCACGAGAGACCATATAAAAGCCCAGTTGGAG ATCATGTTTGAAGCTGGCACAGATACATCATTCATGGTGCTGGAATATGCAATGACTCAGCTCATGCGAAACCCCCGCATTATGAACAAGCTACATGACGAGGTGAGAAACACTATAGCCAAGGGAAAAGAGATGGTTACAGAAGACGAGCTCGATAGTTTAGCCTACCTAAAGGCAGTTATCAAAGAGACGCTTCGACTCCATATGCCGGCGCCGCTCCTTGTTCCCCACTTCTCCATGGCCGATTGCAACATAGAAGGGTACACGATACCATCAGGAACACGTACCATTGTCAATAGTTGGGCCCTTGCGAGGGATCCTAGCTATTGGGAGAAAGCAGAGGAGTTCATGCCTGAGCGGTTCATGAAAGGAGGTAGTGCCACAGCTATAGACAATAAGGGAAATGATTTCCAATACTTGCCATTTGGGGCAGGGCGAAGGATGTGCCCAGGTGGAAACTTTGCAATTGCCAATATCGAAGTCATGCTTGCAAACCTTGTGTACCACTTCAATTGGGAGCTACCTTTGGAATTAGCAAGGACAGGCATCGATATGACTGAATCGTTTGGGGTCATAGTGCATCGTACAAAGAAACTCCTCCTTGTCCCTATAGTTCCACAAGATTAA
- the LOC8064331 gene encoding SWR1 complex subunit 2 isoform X1 produces the protein MDAGDDEPPVLLDRAARATRGKRITKLLEDEVEQDEAFWNQEALKDEENDDNYVEEQDAGDEFDSDFGEDESEPDDEPEREERERLPIKKRLMFPGKTLRKTNVKKKKVTPKPEDDAKADKSADKPSSSTQADVPDELEVEKTIRKSTRTSVIVRQAEREAIRAEKEATAKPIKRKKEGEEKRMTQEEMLLEAAETEIMNMRNLERVLAREEEVKKKAVIHKDTYEGPTVRFFSRDGESRLEFINGATFGSELSITSSPYPEKPVCVVTGLPAKYRDPKTGLPYATMEAFKIIRERFLKEEADRKRPNMLNMGELFESITGEHLMPKKRRVEIRSPNISGGSRHGGRFWRIPALDMVDED, from the exons ATGGACGCCGGCGACGACGAGCCCCCCGTTCTCCTCGACCGCGCCGCGCGCGCCACCCGAGGCAAGAG GATAACCAAGCTCCTCGAGGACGaggtcgagcaggacgaggcttTCTGGAACCAAGAAGCCCTCAAGGAT GAGGAGAACGATGACAACTACGTGGAAGAGCAGGATGCTGGTGACGAATTCGACAGTGATTTTGGTGAAGAT GAATCTGAACCTGACGATGAGCCGGAGAGGGAAGAACGTGAGAG GTTACCTATCAAGAAACGGCTAATGTTTCCTGGCAAGACGCTGAGGAAGACCAAtgtcaagaagaagaaggtgacCCCAAAACCAGAAGATGACGCAAAAGCTGACAAGTCTGCTGATAAGCCCAGTTCGTCCACACAAGCAGATGTTCCTGATGAACTGGAGGTTGAGAAGACCATCCGGAAATCAACCAGAACATCGGTCATTGTGAGACAAGCTGAAAGAGAAGCGATACGTGCCGAAAAAGAAGCAACGGCCAAG CCAATTAAGAGGAAAAAGGAGGGAGAAGAAAAGCGGATGACGCAAGAGGAGATGCTTTTGGAAGCAGCTGAAACAG AGATCATGAACATGAGAAATCTAGAACGTGTACTGGCAAGAGAGGAGGAAGTGAAGAAAAAAGCTGTTATTCATAAGGACACTTATGAGGGTCCTACAGTTCGGTTTTTCTCAAGAGATG GGGAATCACGTCTGGAATTCATAAATGGGGCAACATTTGGGTCTGAACTTTCTATAACATCATCCCCTT ATCCGGAGAAACCTGTTTGTGTGGTGACAGGACTTCCAGCCAA ATACCGTGATCCGAAGACAGGGCTGCCTTATGCAACTATGGAAGCATTCAAAATAATCCGGGAGCG TTTCCTGAAAGAGGAGGCTGATAGAAAGAGGCCGAACATGTTGAATATGGGAGAGCTTTTTGAATCAATAACTGGTGAACATTTGATGCCTAAGAAGAGAAGGGTTGAGATAAGGTCTCCGAACATATCAGGAGGCTCGAGGCATGGAGGACGCTTCTGGAGAATACCTGCTCTTGATATGGTGGACGAGGACTAA
- the LOC8064331 gene encoding SWR1 complex subunit 2 isoform X2, with the protein MDAGDDEPPVLLDRAARATRGKRITKLLEDEVEQDEAFWNQEALKDEENDDNYVEEQDAGDEFDSDFGEDESEPDDEPEREERERLPIKKRLMFPGKTLRKTNVKKKKVTPKPEDDAKADKSADKPSSSTQADVPDELEVEKTIRKSTRTSVIVRQAEREAIRAEKEATAKPIKRKKEGEEKRMTQEEMLLEAAETEIMNMRNLERVLAREEEVKKKAVIHKDTYEGPTVRFFSRDGESRLEFINGATFGSELSITSSPYPEKPVCVVTGLPAKYRDPKTGLPYATMEAFKIIRERYSFFLLLDSYFALAVS; encoded by the exons ATGGACGCCGGCGACGACGAGCCCCCCGTTCTCCTCGACCGCGCCGCGCGCGCCACCCGAGGCAAGAG GATAACCAAGCTCCTCGAGGACGaggtcgagcaggacgaggcttTCTGGAACCAAGAAGCCCTCAAGGAT GAGGAGAACGATGACAACTACGTGGAAGAGCAGGATGCTGGTGACGAATTCGACAGTGATTTTGGTGAAGAT GAATCTGAACCTGACGATGAGCCGGAGAGGGAAGAACGTGAGAG GTTACCTATCAAGAAACGGCTAATGTTTCCTGGCAAGACGCTGAGGAAGACCAAtgtcaagaagaagaaggtgacCCCAAAACCAGAAGATGACGCAAAAGCTGACAAGTCTGCTGATAAGCCCAGTTCGTCCACACAAGCAGATGTTCCTGATGAACTGGAGGTTGAGAAGACCATCCGGAAATCAACCAGAACATCGGTCATTGTGAGACAAGCTGAAAGAGAAGCGATACGTGCCGAAAAAGAAGCAACGGCCAAG CCAATTAAGAGGAAAAAGGAGGGAGAAGAAAAGCGGATGACGCAAGAGGAGATGCTTTTGGAAGCAGCTGAAACAG AGATCATGAACATGAGAAATCTAGAACGTGTACTGGCAAGAGAGGAGGAAGTGAAGAAAAAAGCTGTTATTCATAAGGACACTTATGAGGGTCCTACAGTTCGGTTTTTCTCAAGAGATG GGGAATCACGTCTGGAATTCATAAATGGGGCAACATTTGGGTCTGAACTTTCTATAACATCATCCCCTT ATCCGGAGAAACCTGTTTGTGTGGTGACAGGACTTCCAGCCAA ATACCGTGATCCGAAGACAGGGCTGCCTTATGCAACTATGGAAGCATTCAAAATAATCCGGGAGCGGTACAGTTTCTTTCTTCTCTTAGATTCATACTTTGCTCTGGCAG TTTCCTGA
- the LOC110436782 gene encoding F-box protein At5g39450-like: MLAAAGRDGADLILSLPEDVLALISAHLRPRDLLALSAASRRLRRALSADKAWLAQCRRLLPSPAHLLAWRAAAAGDSLAVCRFLHSAAPLLGLWAHQNPELGNLVAAVPGFLSVVAARAIPQELSPRLRWAPVFELLADDHGRPALLFLHGHHHAHLFPGLLASLQPHANVIFLEAHTARDPLASSSSSSSSSCPQCFARLSFGDRRRLLDSLVAACRITLPPDLVDAPLFACSDDDLPLLAKRREAMLRLHREAAGGMVRTPEVQGLLLEAKKKAATTPSPTDGGRRIPLRRSLSAVAGYFRNGLRQMVTRSASANSRTDYVDAKHLALSDFLHDGESVGLSLRGARMRLSTYRAWPSMHDNRFALYKLTVQTPMPGREYAGLWGGTFGWPPGRPSDECKPKKALFFLLLSYEEDSEGKLQLIATKVLEGTHYVVHPNGSSMFIARMGEQSTEPFPWQTDGESRNVDVERGFAGEGIANGYGFRYPGSKPGSLFVLQDGLLAFVWKETGAVLTLQRLDLEELLKKGERVPALQPVPNFAYLTKSYSNVFTGFPGSSASPR, translated from the exons atgctcgccgccgccggcaggGACGGCGCCGACCTCATCCTCTCGCTCCCGGAGGACGTGCTGGCGCTCATCTCGGCGCACCTCCGTCCCCGCGACCTCCTGGCGCTCTCCGCCGCGtcgcgccgcctccgccgcgcgcTCTCCGCCGACAAGGCGTGGCTGGCGCAGTGCCGCCGCCTGCTGCCATCCCCGGCGCACCTCCTGGCctggcgcgccgccgccgcgggcgacTCCCTCGCCGTCTGCCGCTTCCTCCACTCCGCCGCGCCGCTGCTCGGACTCTGGGCGCACCAGAACCCCGAGCTCGGCAACCTCGTCGCCGCAGTCCCCGGATTCCTCTCCGTCGTCGCCGCACGCGCCATCCCGCAGGAGCTCTCCCCGCGCCTCCGCTGGGCGCCCGTCTTCGAGCTCCTCGCTGACGACCACGGCCGCCCCGCGCTCCTCTTCCTCCACGGCCACCACCACGCACACCTCTTCCCTGGCCTCCTCGCTTCACTCCAGCCCCACGCCAACGTCATCTTCCTCGAGGCGCACACCGCCCGGGATCCGctcgcttcctcctcctcctcctcctcctcctcctgcccaCAGTGCTTCGCCCGCCTCTCCTTCGGCGACCGCCGCCGCCTGCTCGACTCCCTCGTCGCCGCCTGCCGGATCACGCTGCCGCCCGACCTCGTCGACGCCCCGCTCTTCGCGTGCTCCGACGACGACCTCCCGCTGCTCGCCAAGCGCCGGGAGGCCATGCTGCGCCTGCACAGGGAGGCCGCCGGGGGCATGGTGCGCACGCCCGAGGTCCAGGGGCTCCTTctggaagccaagaagaaggcggcgACGACGCCGTCGCCGACCGACGGTGGGCGCAGGATTCCGCTGCGGAGGAGCCTCTCAGCCGTGGCCGGGTATTTCAGGAACGGCCTGCGGCAGATGGTCACACGGTCAGCTTCAGCAAATTCCAGGACCGACTATGTGGACGCCAAACATCTGGCATTGTCTGACTTCCTACACGACGGTGAGAGTGTCGGGCTGAGCCTCCGCGGGGCAAGAATGCGGCTGTCGACTTACCGGGCGTGGCCGAGCATGCATGACAACCGGTTCGCGCTCTACAAGCTCACGGTGCAGACGCCCATGCCGGGAAGGGAGTACGCCGGCCTGTGGGGAGGCACATTCGGATGGCCGCCAGGGCGGCCAAGCGATGAATGCAAGCCCAAGAAGGCTCTCTTCTTCCTGCTCCTCTCATATGAGGAGGACAGTGAGGGCAAGCTTCAGCTGATCGCGACCAAGGTGTTGGAGGGAACACACTATGTTGTCCATCCCAATGGGTCTTCGATGTTTATCGCGAGGATGGGTGAGCAATCAACAGAGCCTTTTCCATGGCAGACTGATGGGGAGTCCCGAAATGTTGATGTCGAGAGAGGCTTCGCGGGAGAGGGCATTGCAAATGGGTATGGCTTCAGATACCCTGGCTCAAAGCCTGGTTCATTGTTTGTCCTCCAGGAtgggttgcttgcatttgtttggAAAGAGACCGGGGCCGTGCTTACCTTGCAAAGACTGGATTTGGAGGAGTTGCTGAAGAAAGGGGAGCGTGTGCCTGCATTGCAGCCAGTACCAAACTTTGCTTACCTGACAAAGTCTTACTCCAATGTTTTCACTGGTTTCCCTGGCAGCTCAGCTTCTCCCAG GTAG